The segment tttttaaagttcgctttttcagaccttgctatctatatgacagatgatattaaggccatctgtttctttggccaacgctTAAATAGCAGGTTGtcatattttcattttcattaaaaatttaaattagaatTGTAGCCTTGGCAATACGTAATAAACAGGCTAGAATTTATCTTAGTGAGAAAGTTGTTTTGGTGATAAGTGTGGTACAAACGTTAGAGGGTAAGCTCGTAAACAGATTGTTAGATTTTTGGTAaaacatgtatgaaaatctatTAGAAGTTTGAGCTCTAACAAGATTTCTTAAACAGTTAGATAATAGCATTTATTTCTATTGGGTATGTTTCTCTTTTTTACATTGAGGCAAGTTAGAGCTACTATATATTTACCTGAAGGTGCTGAGGATGCATTAGTCTGCGGCGGTGGGGTTGGAGGTGTAGTAGTCGGTGGCAGTGTAGTTGGAGGTGTAGTAGTCGGTGGTAGTGTCGTTGGAGGTGTAGTAGTCGGTGGCAGTGTAGTTGGAGGTGTAGTAGTCGGTGGCAGTGTCGTTGGAGGTGTAGTAGTCGGTGGTAGTGTGGTTGGAGTAGTAGTAGTCGGTGGTAGTGTTGTCGATGGCTTAGGTTGGGTGCATAGTTCTTGGATAAACTTTATCAACACCGCTGAAAGACCGTTGAAGTTTTTAGGCTGTCCAGTTATATTGACGTAATTGGGGTCAATTGCAGAAAGTTCATCTGTGTCCAGTTGAAAAATGCTCTAAAATGAATCAAACAAGTTGGACTATGTCATTAAAGAagccaaatataaaaaaaaaaaaacttaaaaaaaacttctctAAGAGAAAGAACTCCGTGATTATAAAATATGATCTagataatgtagaagttatttcccttattcgttatcaaacaaaataattaattaatttaatcaataattgctttttttttttaattattcatttttttttgttagggacaTGTCACATGTCACAGCTTCATTATGGCAGTGACAGGTGGTCACTTAAAACCGTGTCAAGATGGCGCACGGGAAACTTCTGCTTTTATACAGAGGAAGTGAAAGATCAGTTACTAGCTGAGCTCAGTTGGGAGTGGACGCGTCCACCAGAGACTTTTCGGTGATTAACTCAAATTATTCTAATTGTTATTTTCGGAGATTAGTAGAGAGATGACGTAGACAAGGTATTGTATTTTGAGACTTAATTTATTTTAGTGATTGTGTCCATACATGGACATATATTCTGTGATAACTATTTGTATGGCCAGCGGCATATGGCTGAAGAGTAATATTATACTTGATTCCTTTAAGTTCATTAAACTACACGTCAGCTCCTGTCGGAGTTTGTTGGTGTGTCGTAACGACATTATAGACAGGGGAgaagctaggaatttgccatcatttgtgGGTACAGAGGGTTTGACAttttttgggggcccctgcgttatcattttaaatgtttaacgtaaaaaaaacactaatttgggggccTTCCTCAAGTGGGGCCCCGGGGTGGGGTTCTATTTCTCCCCCCTcttcccctcccccaccctagctacgccactgattataCATGTCAGTTAATTTTAGTTCAGGCTCCACtccactttttaccagatagacagagtgatttgtaaaaatatagtCGTAAACGTATTAGGGTTAaaacttgaaaaatatttaaaatactttgctAAAAAGACTATACCTCATTCATACAACGTATAGAGCGATTGGTCTTCTCTTCACAACTATTGAATGCTAGacttaaaaacaatttaacttTTATACccgcccctcccccttttcccaCGAGAAAATATCCTGGTTTagcaaatgtatagatctacagaGCTAGAGGCCTATAATATTTCCAATGATAGGCCAttggatctagacttagaagacgatgcgcacaattttcctaaacattaatttgcTTAACTCTTAATCAacacttttttagcggcccccgaaaggggaaaagacgctattagttttgtgcgaaatgtctgtccgtctgtccgtccgtcccgtttagatctcgtaaactagaagagatattgaaaatccgacttcacaatattttagaccattcaaagttctgatgcaacggctactttttttttcctgaaagcgaaaattctaatttttaaaaatcgattatgcaagcagttttttataagaaaaagctaattagtatgcattatatgttacacctaatttaagacgaatagtaatcttataaacatcattttcgtgaacatttcctatatagcggaattttttttttttttttttttttttttttgagaattcgaaaatgagattgatccttttcaaagaaattaacatttagttcgaaccgagggtcccgggttcgaatcctggtgaagactgggattttcaacttctgagtctatccagctctaatgggtacctgacattagttggggaaaagcaaaggcggttggtcgttgtgctggctacatgacaccctcgttaaccgtaggccacaacgacagatgaactttacatcatctgccctatagaccacaaactagttaggccaggttcacatctaactttacattcactttcacatttcctttgatctgcgggacggttggggcactacacaagatctgttaaccttctttctccattcttatctctcatttgtctttgatataatttcattcggatgttctttctgaaaatattgaagcctgcctgggtggaccactggtcgtgcggtttgcgcgctggactgtcgtttgtatttatcgacgatcgaaggttcaaaccctgcctgctcccatcccccgtcgtcctgcgggaggtttggactaggaagtaaactatcttcaactctgaaggattatccgaattatgtaaaacattttacttcgggggccgattttgagtttgtgtttccacacaaactgtcttttgtaaccttgtcttAATCTTGAAATGAAGAAGCGCTTTAAGATAAACTCTTGATAATTTGACATGAAATCTTTTTTATGTCGTGAAACATTATAATGACTTCCCCtaacatttattttagtattatcCAGGCAATAGATATTGACCCTGACCACTAACTTTCGGCCCTTGAATTTGAGATGTCGCACCTCTGAAAAAATTTGCCACAATTTGTTTTAATCACATATATAActtgatggatagatagatagatagagacaaagagacagacagagcacagattaaatagcttccacttACGCTGCCTGCACGGCATactgtgcatctcctggagggatcgtGTCACCAACCATGAAGTTTTGACACGGGCCAACATacacagcatctatgctctccttcaacagagaagactacgctggctcggtcatgtcactcccatgccagatggaagaatccctaaagacatcctgtACGCTGAGCTAGCAGAGGGAGCCAGACCCAAGGGCcacccaagactaacttacagagatgtctgcaagcaagacatgagagccatggcatcgaccaaagtatgtgggaggagatagcccaagaccggacagcatggagacagagtgtacgtgctggtacgaactttgctgaatgcaaaagaaatgaagctgcatcggtcaagagaaagaaaaagaaagctgccctgtcagtgagccctaggacagatgaactgtggcaaactctgccgatccagaattggcttgatcagccactccagattctgccccatctcaagatgtaaccaaagccagtgactcatctgggcgcattcATTGTCttacgagacagaaggagccatatatatatatatatatatatatatatatatatacacatatatatgtgaGCTGGCGATCCTAGacttaatttttatctatttttatctgtattttaagttttgtaaaCTATCTAGGCTAGTGCTGAGTGCGTGCATGTCTCCCGCCAGCTCTTTTACTTTAGAAGTTAGTTTGTACGAGTCATGACCtggctctataaatagaaaggGTGCGgtcagttctttcttttttccggTGTTGACCGTTGGTCAGCGTGACCATGTAGAAGTAATAGTTATTTAATTGTTGTGCTTATattcagctgggaccgcctgtaagttgagaaattgttttatttttacttgatatattttaattaggaTTGATTGTTGTTAGATTGCTGTTAGATTGTTTAGATGTAAACGGATTAGTGCCGTGCATCTCAGACTAATTAATTAGTTAGCCACTGTCTATGATGGAACCGGAAGGTCCATTAAGCTGGATAGCGTCaccactctcccccccccccagctatcCCTAATGATCCCCTTATTGTTTTTCTATACTAtgtctatttgtaaatattttattatcttatgtttcttatgtatttttattaatattttattgttaggaTAACCGCTCTATTAAGTTGGCAATTTGTcctactttttaaatgtaaaagatGGCTGCGCCCTAAGCATCGCTGTCATGGCGGCCTTTGTAGAGCCAAATCTAGCTTATATTTATGGTAGTCTAGCCTGACCTGTGTTGGTTGTGGCTTAGAAACTCATGTATTGCTTTTATTAGCTACATGTAGGTAATTGAAATTACCTCATGCTTGTATTGGGAGTATGcgctagactaggtctagaccaGTCTAATTCAAGtagttcattattattttatttttcttatctgaatattgtttatatttgtaattgcaGGCTATAATTCCTGTCGTTACATCTACTGTAACTGCTGTTAGTCTACTGCCTGTTTGCCGCAGTTATAGCTGCCATTATTTACTGCCTACCTGTCATTATTAGTTCTGCTGTACTGTTGTGTTTAGTGTTGGTATTTTTAGGTGTAATTTAGTGAAGATAGTTAGAcatttggttagtttgttagtgtttgtagtggtgtagatttagagggttttagttagttgctgagttcagttgtagtgttagtgtatatgttatattttattattgatttatttgtgtatgtaaataaagtttctttttgttttatttatcctaaagtaaaagtttcgttattgctttcttttagttAGTTTAATctaattgtgctgtctggttgcttaggcgactctagccccttggtcgcagaccgaggtgcacagattgggcccacccagtagcgcaaacatctgcctaccgtatacaatttaatgttgagcagcagtaAGAATAGGtcctcccactcgcgcctgcctgacctgctcacatatatatatagatatagatagatagatagatagatagatgcagAGCGTTAAAGTTTTTAGTGTTTGtcttaaaaaaaggtttaaaagttACGGATCATCCCATAAGATTTCTCTTTAAGGTGCTTGTTCTGTCAGCGTATCCGAAGGTTACTCTAACTTAAAACAGAACTAGGGATAGAATGGAAATACCTGCACAGCGAACACTTTAATTTTCCAGCCCAGGCCTCGAACTCTTGCAGCTTCTGCTAAGGTTTGAGCTCTTCCAGACTCAGAATTAGAACCTTGTGATATTATAAGCAGCACATAGCTGTTGTTTGACCTTGCTGTCATGTTCATTGCTTGCAGTCCAACGTAAGTCAAGGACTCAAGCTGAAGATAAGAAATCAAGAAAACTCAATACTATTGTAGCAGAAAGTTTAGAATAGCAAAGAATGCACCAAAATCGATACATTTGTATAAAATCTAAATACTAAACAATGCAACAATcataaaatcaaatataaatatcaatgtttagtatatatttttttagtggtGTATTAATGAGCCTGTAGGTCCGGGTTAATTAACATCTTAGTGTCTGTTACGTGcgcagcatagtgtgaatgtgaaatggtgccgatgcgtgttgaaagagggataaaaaaaaagtttgaaaagtgGAGTACTGTGAACGAGGAGATCATTTACTTTATTATTCTTTGAACCAGGATTGAAGTTCTCATAATCTACTACTTGTAGTTCAGTTTTAGGTGCATGATAAACAACAAGCTTCAAACTCAGTAATCCCCaagttaggaagccaagcgcttaaccactcagccacctcaaCCACTAATATATAGATGCAGAAAAAATGAGCATCCGCTGGTGTAAAAGTGTGAGAAATCGGGATGGCCGAGTATACGGGCCATATGTGACAAAAAAGAGCGGAAAGCTTATCATAGTATCATTTTTGCATTGAGTATTGGTAGTTGATCTCACGCATATCGGTTGTATCTGATATTCACATAAATATGTTTTCTGCCCTAACTTACGTATTTCAACCCATACACATTGTTATAATAACTGTTAGCACCGTCTGCACTGGTCCAGTAAGGGATAAATAGTGATGACGTGTTGCTATAACTGTAGGCTCCAATGCTGAAAATCAAATAGTACGTATCCATTAATAttcatacattttaatattaaatgatttagaaacaacaaatacatttagaataatttttagGTTAGGTATCATAATAAGACATTGGTAAATCCAAAAGAGGGTGGCGAACCCACAAGGAAATAAAGGCCCATTTAGAACCGGCCCACTGGGCCccaatgcccatatagccaatCCGCCCTTTTACGATCCCCTCTCTATTTTCAATATGAGTCAAAAATGTAACCCCATCCTATAAAGGTCGTGCAAGGAACCCTGGAAATAGCGAGCATCGGCCTGGAAAAGAGGAGTGTCGGCCTGGTAAATCAATGTGGTAGTTTAGGATAATCTACAAATAATCTACAAATAATCTACCAATAATCTACCTAATCTTAAcaactattattttaaatttttgagcTAATCTAATTAATTAGTATAGTGTTCTCTAGATATGTTGAATATAGAAGTGTACACAACATTGAAATGTCAACCTAATATTCCTATAATGTACCTCCTCTTACTTGAAGGGGCCTCAACGGGACATATCCCAATGTGAGCAGCAGTTTGCTGACCGGGTCGGTCCCTAACAAATTTTCTATCAAAAGCACTAACAAgaaggcagtggcgtagctagggtggagggaggagagtgtttttacattaaaaattaaatattacgcaaaatgcaggggctcccAAAAATGTCAAGCCCCCGGGACCCCAAACGATgtcaaattcctagctacgcccctgcattCAGGTACACCATGGGGCTAGTAGTTCTTCACCTTTTGTCCTCTCGATTTGTTTCAACTAGGGATTTCGAGGCTGAGGTCAGGTAATTCTCTATACTTCCTTATCAAATCATAGAGCAAGACTCCGTTTCGCGCACGTTATACAAATCAAATTTTCCCAGAGGCGCTGACCCGGCGTTGTAGTGACGTCACCTGCTGACCACAACAGGCCTGCTTTAACAGGTCTAGCTAAACACGGAGATAATCTTACAAGGATCACGCCTCACACCTACATTATGCGTGCTTCAATATTCACTCACATTTCAGTATCTTTCTGTTCAACATCCCATTTTTAGAGGCTCCCGATAGGGGAAAAGCCGCTGTTacttttgtgtagtctgtctgtccgtctgtttgtTTTTCGCTATCGGTTTCTTGTGTCTCTTTTCACAAAAGAGacacaagacaccgatagcaaagacaacaGTTACAAACACTcatttgttcccctggcaatcaaataattaaatagaaacaatctgatataaacttttcacatgtaaaataTGAGTGGGTCTGgagtgaatgtacattttggttatgatagttataatgtttagtttggtgtaatgctcaaattgtaagacaaatttccttatggacaataaagattattattgttattattattattattatattacatatAATTTTCTTGCAAAACTCACAGAATTCTAAAAATCCgggtttcttttcttttttttataaaaagcaaattaaagcaaaattatTGTTAGAATTCActcttctaatttataatacatttaatattCCTGCTAAAGCGTCTCAAACTGCTCATTCTTAACtgctttttttcttgtttaaatatatCTTTTGGTTTAGGTAAACAAAACTCCCCAGTCCTTTTCGTAACCAAGATTTTAACCCGAGATCATTAAACTGACTGCCAAAGTGTACTGTACCTGACATTGCTGTTGTCATAATTAATGAAACTGTTGAAGATAAAGCGAAACTGACTTTCTATTAGGTCGAGGTTAAAACTCTGAGTGGCTCCACGGCGACCATTTTCTGAGAGATCAATAAGGAACGATAACTCCATTGGGGGACATACTgaaagaaacaagcaaaataaaaaaatactttaaaaataaacaacaaagtttatattaagtgtatcgattagtttggatcagtcatgtcattaaatgcGCAATAAGCATCggacgacaatctataaaggggactaatgcAGCTTATACCTATATTTCAGTTAAGTagtatttctttcccttgtttgagatactaaacaaaagaATTTATCACgaatagttaatttactaattgatatattttttttactgattcttttgttgtcaggtaaaaaaattattattctaaATTTCAGCTTAGGAGGCGCGGTAggtgagcggtaaagcgcttgatttccgaaccggggtcccgtgttcgaatcctggtgaagactgggattgtaAGTCTCGGTATCGTTGggtgtctctgagtccacccagctctaatgggtacctgacattagttggggaaagtaatgccgttggtagttgtgctgtcaacatgacaccctcattaaccgtgagccacagaaacagatcacctttacatcatttgctctatagatcgcaaggtctaaaaggggatctttatttttttttactttaaatttcagcttgatccgcgattaggtgtcggagaaataacgtgtactaacTTTgggtcagacagacagagtgtttTAATAAAAGGTGATTTATATTGCTATTGTAAACATTCGCCATGTTCAAAGTAGACTTGTCTTACAgaactattttaataaatctaTCTCTTTCCACAGTATACGTTTTTAAAGAAGATGAAGATTGCAATAAAAACGATTTTTCAATACGCAGCCTGCATGCTTAACATATGACCAGTTCGCCTTATAAGGAGTAAGGAATCCTTTTCATAAAACACACAACTCACATATACGGATAGtgaagttcatctgtttctatggccgacggttatcgagggtgtcataaggccagcacaacgatcaacttttcccccaactaatgccaggtacccattagagctgggtggacttggaGGCTCCTAAATATCTCGAAATTTAAAACCCCAGTCTTTTCCTAGGTTCGAACCCAAGAACCTTCTTTTCGGAGGCCTAGCACCCAGTTGATCTACTGTAAACACCATGTTTCAGATGAAAATACTGTTTAGCTTATCAAGATGTTCCTAAAGAAGGAAAAATAGTATCTTTATACTACAATCAGATAAACATTTTCAGATAAAGGGACATCATCTTATAAATCTACACAGATTTGATCCCTTTTTCCATTAATTAAACATAGATATTTTTTCTATGCTagagacaatttaaaaaaaaatgaattaacatATTTCTATGTCTAGAAATTCTCAACAAACTTAGTCTATAAACCTTTTTATAGGTTTGTttggcatctttttttttcattctaataTTTGGGATAACTATAATTATAAGACCTTATTTTAAAGGGAATCAGAAATTTGGAAGATTCTACATTCTTTGCGTCCCACGAGggaagaaattatttttctaaatagtgCTGTTTGTCTGTTCATTTAAAAACCAAAATACGATTTTAACTTTGGTTGTACCCTGCTTAAAGTAGCCACAATGACTACTTTTCGCGTTCTGAAAgtaggccatttttatttaataaataatagttacAAACTGAATGTACACACGTGATCGCCATTTTTAaaacagtaattttttttattactatgtaCTACTATACCAATTGTGGTGCAGGCAATGCAGGATGCATACAGCTAAACGTACTCCATGACAAACGACAGGCAGTCTCTGGAAAGCGCAGGCCTACCTCCTTGTGTACTACAAAACCTATTGGCTAAAAGCTTCCTAAATTAgttgtgaaaataaaatttgatgaCTAGCTTCAACAGTTTGTAATTAAATCTTTACACTATAAAgagatttaattataaaattttagtTACATGTTTACACCAAAACTTACTTTGAGAACTTCCTAAAATGAAGAAACTTGCCAAAGTGAGTAATTGAAAGCACTTCATTTCTCCTTGACAATGCTGACAACTGTCAAAGATgtgtatttattaatatattgtgttgtatattgtttaCATTCAGCTACATTCAAAGTTTTGAATTTCATAATAAGGACAAAAAACTATGTaagaaatcttaaaaaaaaataatatttttttattattattattttatcaaaaaaaatttaagaacaTTTAATTTACAGACTTTTTATTTTACGCACACACAGATTTATAGAATAGtaataaatctaaaatattgaaatgactataaaaacattgttttcatTACCAGAATCTCTAGCCTGTAGTAGATAAGATCAGAATGGCATAAAACACTCTTTAGAATCCTGTTACATTACAAGTTGTAGGCTATAGGCTTGCATTGAGAAAACTTCTTGGGAGCTCTTTTgtgctttttaaattttaatatcaatggagaaaaaagaaaaaaaaacgtgaagcATGTTGTCAAAACAAACCAACCGCGAAGTAAATTTGACAACAAAGATACACATGTATACACATATACGTATCAACACATATACACCAAATTCCACTTCATACTCTTTaatggctgttttttttatcttctatcCTCCCACGTAACCCGGTTATAGTGTATAATTACGAGATTGAGCCAAT is part of the Biomphalaria glabrata chromosome 10, xgBioGlab47.1, whole genome shotgun sequence genome and harbors:
- the LOC106070612 gene encoding G8 domain-containing protein DDB_G0286311-like, with protein sequence MKCFQLLTLASFFILGSSQICPPMELSFLIDLSENGRRGATQSFNLDLIESQFRFIFNSFINYDNSNVSIGAYSYSNTSSLFIPYWTSADGANSYYNNVYGLKYLESLTYVGLQAMNMTARSNNSYVLLIISQGSNSESGRAQTLAEAARVRGLGWKIKVFAVQSIFQLDTDELSAIDPNYVNITGQPKNFNGLSAVLIKFIQELCTQPKPSTTLPPTTTTPTTLPPTTTPPTTLPPTTTPPTTLPPTTTPPTTLPPTTTPPTTLPPTTTPPTPPPQTNASSAPSVGNESTLVWSNNTTGTSKVPTTIPPTTTVKQTTSRCHAQLLFLLDLSKTAQDAASSGFRGAKFDILENQLKLFFNYLTFYYRVQVRIGAFGYSGSQSVQILPYWTSPDKAGSKLWKLRTLSSAESRTYSGLRSVVTEAKYKENLLIVVTAQGSNNDLLRNKSLAEVDRVKSLGWNLKVISVKGSSPFDVAELSRLDSNYITLSDRPKSYTGLSRELIRVIDTMCSGSVNPRATTTCKPKTGGGRHKHDSSSEEEY